A single genomic interval of Vigna radiata var. radiata cultivar VC1973A unplaced genomic scaffold, Vradiata_ver6 scaffold_393, whole genome shotgun sequence harbors:
- the LOC111240924 gene encoding auxin-induced protein 15A-like produces MGFRLPGIKKILFAANQASSKAVDAPKGYLAVYVGEKMKRFMIPVSYLKESSFQDLLSQAEEEYGYEHPMGGLTIPCSEDVFQHISACLNRQ; encoded by the coding sequence ATGGGTTTTCGTTTACCTGGTATCAAAAAGATACTATTTGCAGCCAATCAAGCATCTTCAAAAGCAGTGGATGCACCAAAGGGCTACCTTGCAGTCTATGTTGGAGAGAAAATGAAGCGGTTCATGATCCCTGTGTCTTACTTGAAGGAATCTTCATTCCAGGATTTGTTGAGTCAAGCTGAGGAAGAGTATGGATATGAGCATCCCATGGGTGGCCTCACAATTCCTTGCAGCGAAGATGTCTTCCAACATATTAGTGCTTGCTTAAATAGACAATAA
- the LOC106780526 gene encoding auxin-responsive protein SAUR50, with translation MAIRKSNKLPQHAVLKQILKRCSSLGKKNGYDDDGHPGDVPKGHFAVYVGENRTRYIVPISFLAHPEFQSLLRQAEEEFGFDHEMGLTIPCEEVVFRSLTSSLR, from the coding sequence ATGGCCATTAGAAAATCAAACAAGCTTCCACAACATGCAGTCTTGAAGCAGATCCTTAAGAGGTGTTCAAGCCTAGGAAAGAAAAACGGGTACGATGATGATGGCCACCCCGGTGATGTCCCAAAAGGCCACTTCGCTGTTTATGTGGGTGAAAACAGAACTAGGTACATTGTGCCAATCTCATTCCTAGCTCACCCCGAGTTCCAATCCCTCCTTCGACAAGCCGAAGAAGAGTTTGGCTTCGATCACGAGATGGGTCTCACTATTCCTTGCGAAGAAGTTGTCTTCAGGTCTCTAACATCCTCGTTGAGATGA
- the LOC106780520 gene encoding transcription initiation factor TFIID subunit 14b: MTISSSSKKHGQDQPELSGPTPKSQRTKMGKSDDNDKKNLGKKLKDVEISVPIVYGNIAFWLGKKASEYQSHKWTVYVRGATNEDLGAIIKRVVFQLHSSFNNPTRVVESPPFELSEAGWGEFEVAITLYFHSDVCDKPLNLYHHLKLYPEDENSSMSAKKPVVVEFYDEIVFPDPSEAFLARLQSHPAVNLPRLPAGLTLPPPVPVEDASKRRKGDTKDHSLSQWFTNFSEADELLQLAAARQQVQAHIAKLRRQINLIDGQHQQFKSSSDQ, encoded by the exons ATGACCATCAGCTCATCTTCGAAAAAGCACGGTCAAGATCAGCCAGAATTAAGTGGTCCTACCCCCAAATCCCAGCGAACCAAAATGGGCAAATCTGATGACAACGATAAGAAG AACCTGGGTAAGAAACTCAAAGATGTGGAAATAAGCGTTCCAATAGTGTATGGAAACATAGCATTTTGGCTTGGGAAAAAGGCTAGCGA GTATCAGTCGCATAAATGGACAGTATATGTTCGTGGAGCAACCAATGAGGATCTTGGGGCGATAATAAAACGTGTTGTTTTTCAGTTGCATTCCAGTTTCAATAATCCCACCCGTGTTGTGGAGTCTCCACCTTTTGAACTCTCAGAGGCAGGATGGGGGGAATTTGAAGTTGCCATCACACTTTATTTTCACAGTGATGTTTGTGACAAGCCTTTGAACTT ATATCATCACTTGAAGTTGTATCCAGAGGATGAAAACAGTTCCATGTCTGCAAAGAAGCCTGTTGTTGTGGAGTTTTATGATGAGATAGTTTTCCCTGATCCTTCGGAGGCCTTTTTAGCTCGTTTGCAGAGTCATCCAGCTGTGAACTTACCAAGATTACCTGCTGGGCTTACATTGCCTCCTCCCG TACCTGTTGAGGATGCAAGTAAAAGGAGGAAAGGTGACACTAAAGATCATTCTTTAAGTCAATGGTTCACGAATTTCTCAGAAGCAGATGAGCTCTTACAGCTTGCGGCAGCTCGACAGCAG GTTCAAGCACATATTGCTAAACTCAGACGACAGATAAACTTGATAGATGGGCAGCATCAGCAGTTTAAATCTTCTTCTGACCAGTAG